A stretch of the Bacillus sp. B-jedd genome encodes the following:
- a CDS encoding DUF350 domain-containing protein, which yields MESFWKNEFIQIAAYYSLVILCLVVFLAAFELVTKYNNWEEIKKGNVAVAMATGGKIFGIANIFRHAIQEHTSVLAMIGWGVFGFILLICGYFIFEFLTPKFNVDAEIERDNRAVGFISMVISIGLSYIVGAGI from the coding sequence ATGGAAAGTTTCTGGAAAAATGAATTCATTCAGATAGCGGCCTACTATAGTTTAGTCATCCTTTGTCTTGTCGTCTTCCTGGCTGCCTTTGAATTAGTCACGAAATATAATAATTGGGAAGAAATCAAGAAAGGAAATGTGGCTGTTGCCATGGCAACCGGAGGAAAAATCTTCGGTATCGCCAATATATTCAGGCATGCTATCCAGGAACACACCTCTGTTCTTGCGATGATCGGCTGGGGGGTATTCGGTTTTATCCTTTTGATCTGTGGTTATTTCATATTTGAATTCTTGACCCCAAAGTTTAATGTCGATGCGGAAATAGAAAGAGATAACCGCGCTGTCGGATTTATTTCAATGGTCATATCAATCGGCTTATCTTATATTGTCGGAGCCGGAATCTAA
- a CDS encoding endonuclease MutS2, whose protein sequence is MQERTLKVLEFFKVREQLFGHASSALGRDKISKLVPSSDFEEVNRLQEETDEAATTLRLKGNVPLSGIHDIRAHIKRAVIGGTLSPAELVQIASTISASRQIKRFIEGVHEENSKLPLLFEYTGKIIPLTNLEQTIKMAIDESGEVLDTASDTLRSLRQQLRSNESRVREKLESMIRSSSAQKMLSDAIITIRNDRFVIPVKQEYRGHYGGIIHDQSSSGQTLFIEPQSIVQLNNQVQEIRVKEQVEIERILAELSATAAEHSFELEVITDVLGELDFIFAKARYGRTIKASRPTMNNEGRIALYKARHPLIPMDEVVPNDILLGKDYTTIVITGPNTGGKTVTLKTVGLCTLMAQSGLQIPALDGSELAVFDAVYADIGDEQSIEQSLSTFSSHMVNIVDILNKADHNSFVMFDELGAGTDPQEGAALAISILDEVYNRGARVIATTHYPELKAYGYNREGVMNASVEFDVETLSPTYRLLLGVPGRSNAFEISRRLGLGERIISNARSHVSEDSSQIDTMISKLETSRRDAENELAEAHDLLKQAEKLHADLQKQVIEFYEQRDSLMEKAAEKAGKLVEKATEEAEEIISDLRKLRLEKNAEIKEHELIEARQRLAGAAPTVERTEKPAAKKAAGHTFKPGDEVTVLTFGQKGTLLEKTADCEWQVQIGIIKMKVSEKDMEYIKPPKQKEVKPMAIVRGRDAHVGLELDLRGERFEDALMKVEKYLDDALLAGYPRVSIIHGKGTGALRQGVQDYLRNHRSVKKIRFGDAGEGGTGVTIAEFK, encoded by the coding sequence ATGCAGGAAAGAACATTGAAAGTCCTTGAATTTTTCAAGGTAAGGGAACAGCTATTCGGGCATGCCTCATCCGCGCTTGGACGCGACAAAATTTCCAAGCTAGTCCCTTCATCTGATTTTGAAGAGGTGAACAGGCTCCAGGAGGAGACGGACGAGGCGGCAACAACGCTCCGATTAAAAGGGAATGTGCCATTATCCGGCATCCATGATATACGCGCCCATATTAAGCGGGCCGTCATTGGCGGGACATTGAGCCCCGCTGAGCTTGTCCAGATTGCCAGCACCATCTCGGCGAGCAGGCAAATCAAGCGATTCATCGAAGGAGTTCATGAAGAAAACAGCAAACTGCCGCTTCTTTTTGAGTATACCGGCAAAATTATCCCGCTCACAAATCTTGAACAGACGATTAAAATGGCCATCGATGAAAGCGGGGAAGTGCTCGACACGGCCAGTGATACCCTTCGGTCGCTCCGCCAGCAGTTAAGGTCGAATGAATCAAGGGTGAGGGAAAAGCTTGAGAGTATGATCCGTTCTTCAAGTGCCCAAAAAATGCTTTCAGATGCAATCATTACGATTAGGAACGACAGATTTGTCATCCCGGTCAAGCAGGAGTACAGAGGCCATTATGGCGGTATCATCCATGATCAAAGTTCCTCTGGACAGACGCTGTTCATTGAACCGCAATCGATTGTCCAGCTGAATAACCAGGTCCAGGAAATCAGGGTCAAGGAGCAGGTGGAGATTGAACGGATCCTTGCCGAACTTTCGGCGACGGCTGCCGAGCATAGCTTTGAGCTTGAGGTAATCACAGATGTCCTGGGGGAACTGGATTTTATTTTTGCAAAAGCGCGCTATGGAAGGACAATAAAGGCCTCCAGGCCGACGATGAATAACGAAGGAAGAATCGCCCTTTACAAGGCGCGCCATCCCCTGATTCCAATGGACGAAGTCGTACCGAATGACATTTTGCTCGGCAAGGACTATACGACAATCGTCATCACTGGACCGAATACAGGCGGAAAGACCGTCACATTGAAGACGGTGGGCCTGTGTACCCTCATGGCTCAGTCAGGGCTTCAGATTCCGGCGCTCGACGGTTCGGAGCTGGCAGTCTTTGATGCGGTGTATGCCGATATTGGTGATGAGCAGTCGATTGAACAGAGCTTAAGTACATTCTCTTCCCATATGGTTAATATTGTCGACATCCTCAATAAAGCTGACCATAACAGCTTTGTCATGTTTGATGAGCTTGGGGCAGGGACAGATCCGCAGGAAGGCGCAGCCCTGGCCATTTCCATTCTCGATGAAGTGTATAATCGTGGAGCCAGGGTCATTGCGACGACCCATTACCCGGAACTGAAGGCTTATGGCTATAACCGGGAAGGTGTCATGAATGCGAGTGTCGAATTCGACGTGGAAACGCTGAGCCCGACATACAGGCTTCTTTTAGGGGTTCCGGGGCGGAGCAACGCTTTCGAAATCTCGCGGCGCCTTGGCCTTGGCGAGAGGATAATTTCCAATGCAAGATCGCATGTCAGCGAAGACAGTTCACAGATCGATACGATGATCTCTAAACTTGAAACGAGCAGGCGGGACGCGGAAAATGAACTCGCCGAAGCCCATGACTTACTGAAACAGGCAGAAAAGCTGCATGCCGATTTGCAAAAGCAGGTCATTGAATTTTACGAGCAGCGTGATTCACTGATGGAAAAGGCAGCCGAAAAGGCCGGTAAGCTTGTTGAAAAGGCGACAGAAGAAGCTGAGGAAATCATCAGTGACCTAAGGAAGCTGAGGCTCGAGAAAAACGCGGAAATTAAGGAACATGAATTGATCGAGGCAAGGCAGCGGCTTGCCGGCGCGGCCCCGACCGTGGAAAGAACAGAAAAACCGGCAGCGAAGAAAGCCGCTGGGCATACCTTTAAGCCGGGTGATGAGGTAACGGTCCTTACATTCGGACAGAAAGGCACACTTCTTGAAAAAACAGCCGACTGCGAATGGCAAGTCCAGATTGGAATTATAAAAATGAAAGTCTCTGAAAAGGACATGGAATATATCAAGCCGCCAAAGCAGAAGGAAGTAAAGCCAATGGCCATCGTCCGGGGAAGAGATGCCCATGTAGGACTTGAGCTCGACTTGCGTGGCGAACGGTTTGAGGATGCGCTTATGAAGGTGGAAAAATATCTTGATGACGCGCTCCTGGCAGGCTATCCGCGTGTATCCATCATCCACGGCAAAGGCACCGGGGCTCTGAGGCAGGGGGTACAGGATTATTTGCGGAACCACAGGTCCGTCAAGAAAATCCGCTTTGGTGATGCGGGCGAAGGCGGAACCGGCGTTACGATTGCCGAATTCAAATAA